One Candidatus Binatia bacterium DNA segment encodes these proteins:
- a CDS encoding iron-sulfur cluster assembly accessory protein encodes MEEIQVDTGTGVGLSEAAIVRVQQLLAKEKRPATGGLRVGVVNGGCSGMSYTLGLDDQPSDADNVFDMGAVKIFVDPESLPYLEGMVVDFADGLHGAGFRFTNPNAERTCGCGTSFAPNE; translated from the coding sequence ATGGAAGAAATCCAGGTGGATACGGGAACCGGTGTCGGACTCTCCGAGGCAGCGATCGTGCGGGTTCAGCAGCTTTTGGCCAAGGAGAAGCGGCCGGCGACTGGCGGTCTTCGCGTTGGGGTTGTTAACGGCGGTTGCTCGGGCATGAGCTACACGCTTGGCCTCGATGATCAGCCCTCGGATGCGGATAATGTTTTTGATATGGGTGCTGTGAAAATTTTCGTCGACCCCGAAAGCCTGCCCTACCTCGAAGGCATGGTTGTCGACTTCGCCGACGGACTGCATGGCGCCGGCTTTCGCTTCACAAACCCCAACGCCGAGCGCACCTGCGGTTGCGGCACCTCCTTCGCTCCGAACGAATAG
- a CDS encoding HAD hydrolase-like protein: MDLADTAHHIVWDLDGTLVDSRSDLVAAVNEALRTISCPGLPASVVLSFVGDGVAALVRRAVRESHAPAAAEVPALEALEAYYFDHCLENTMLYPGIAEVLDKLLEAGHELSVLTNKKEVFTRRILEGLGHADTFSRVVGGDSGWGLKPNPAGLRWLLGQSSIAPRNTWMVGDSGVDIATAISAGTRAAAVSWGFNSPAALRAAGASISLGSPGEILQLLGLGASATSSTSPISDAKVKSI; encoded by the coding sequence GTGGACTTGGCAGATACCGCCCATCATATCGTCTGGGATCTCGACGGAACGCTGGTGGACTCGCGGTCCGACCTTGTCGCGGCCGTCAATGAGGCACTACGCACGATCTCATGTCCGGGCTTGCCAGCCAGCGTGGTCCTCTCCTTTGTCGGTGATGGCGTGGCAGCTCTGGTCCGTCGAGCGGTCCGCGAATCCCATGCCCCGGCGGCAGCCGAGGTCCCGGCCCTCGAGGCTTTGGAGGCCTACTATTTTGACCATTGCCTGGAGAATACGATGCTCTATCCGGGGATTGCGGAGGTTCTGGACAAGCTCCTCGAGGCGGGTCATGAGCTCTCTGTTCTGACCAACAAAAAAGAGGTGTTCACCCGGAGAATCCTCGAAGGCCTCGGGCATGCCGATACATTTTCGCGTGTCGTGGGCGGCGACTCAGGTTGGGGTCTGAAGCCGAACCCCGCTGGTTTGCGATGGCTGCTGGGCCAGTCGTCGATCGCCCCCCGAAATACCTGGATGGTGGGCGACTCCGGCGTGGATATCGCAACCGCCATCTCGGCAGGAACTCGGGCGGCCGCGGTTTCGTGGGGGTTTAATTCCCCCGCAGCCCTCCGGGCAGCAGGGGCTTCGATATCTCTCGGGTCTCCGGGGGAGATCCTTCAGCTTTTGGGCTTGGGCGCCAGCGCGACTTCCAGCACGTCGCCTATTTCGGACGCAAAAGTGAAATCGATTTGA